Genomic window (Nicotiana sylvestris chromosome 7, ASM39365v2, whole genome shotgun sequence):
agacagagcttagtctcgaaaggcagatagatagccttatgcaatatggaggtagagcttaacctcggaaggcaaagagtagccttatgcaaaatgcggatggagacagagcttagtctcggaaggcagatagctagccttatgcaatatggaggtagagcttaacctcggaaggcagagagtagccttatgcagaaatgcaaatggagatagagcttagtctcggaagggagatagatagccttatgcaatatggaaatagagcttaacctcgaaagacagagagtagccttatgcaaaaatgcaaatggagatagagcttagtctcggaaggcagatagatagccttatgcaatatggaggtggagcttaacctcgaaaggtagagaatagccttatgcagaaatgcagatggagacagagcttagtctcgaaaggcagcaagtagccttatgcaatgcagaaatgtaaaGAAACGAACAATAGTAAGTtctcttagctgatagatgaTTACGCTATCATGACTGCCGGGAAATGCTGGGTGTAGATAGTAGACTTTTGCGAAATAAGTGATTGCCTtgagagtttcaactctaaagaGTGGGTGCGTTTTTCTTTTGCAGCCTGAATTCTGGTGGGCGGTTTGCACAATTAAGACTACTGGGGAGTGTCGAGTGCGGATAGTGACCCTCTGGAGGGTTTTTGATTCTGAAGAGCAAATATACTTTGATTCGTTGCCTGaattcctgcatccaaagaaaaattgtgagttttataggggggaggttagttcgtatccacCAGCTTTTGGCGTCGTGTATCACGGGGGTAGCCTTGCTAAACGATGGTGATGCGAATGATGCTTATGCATGACGTAGTAAACATAATGcaagtacatatatatatatatatatatatatattatatatatatataaatgattttattttggatgaCCCATCAACtacaacgtggttcaagacacggcaacctcgcttgctccggaattttgagggtcctcctcaaaattctaccccagtttactgtGCTGGCACTGCTGACGATTGTGCTGAATGATTGAACGCGGAACAATCCTAGAATTTctagggccctcctcaaaattctgccccagtttagtgGGTTGGTGCTAATGAGAAAACTGACGACtgacttcagaattttgagggtcctcatcaaaattctgccccagttccaatagcgggggaaaaatGGGATTTTTATTAAagtgtgaccgaacccatagggctgcctacgtatcccctcttaaaaaagaatcaggtcaggcgtagttcaaaatACATCATGAAAGAAAAGCATACGATCAAATGTAGTATCGCTTCACTACATCTGCGTTGAtaggcttcggccagacttctccatccatttctacgagaataagggctcctccggttagaacccGATGCACCatatacggaccctgccaattaggagagaattttcctttggcttcatcttgatatggaaatatcttcttcaacaccagctgtcctggtgtaaTCTTCCTTGtcttgactctcttgttgaaggctctgaacattctgttctgatatagTTGACCGTGACAAACAACGTTCCTTCTTTTTCCACCTATGAGGgataactgctcgtagcgactcttgacccattctgcatcatctaaTTCTGCCACTGTTTGTGCTTTtcgatcatcttccttagtatcttcttgatgttcttattggctgcttctacaactccattcatttgaggtctgtaagccgtagagttcttgtgtttaatCTTGAATGTTTCGCACATTGCCTTCATCAGGTCGCTGTTCAGATTAGAACAGTTGTCGGTGATGATTCCGGAACCCCGAACCGACAAACCATACGATCTCGGACGAAATCTGCTACTACTTTCTTGGTGACTGCCTTGTATGATGctacttcaacccatttagtaaagtaatcaattgccactaggatgaacctgtgcccatttgacgcggctggttcaattggtccaatgacatccattccccaagcggcgaacgaccatggtgagcttgttgcagtaagctcgtttggaggtacctttatcatatctgcatgtatttgaCAACGGTGGCATCTCCGGACGTGCTGGATGCAGTCTacttccatagtcatccaaaaatatcctgctcgaagtatcttctttgccaagacgaaaccattcatatgcggtccacaggtCCCAACATGCACTTCCTCCAATAGTTTGGTTGCTCCTCTTGcctcgacacatcttaataatcccatatcgggagtcctcctatataggattcccccgctgtgaaagaagttgttggataatCTCCGAAGTGTCCGTTTCTGAGTGGCATtggcaagctctgggtactctcctgtTGTCAGGTATTttctgatatcgtggaaccaaggtttccCATcggcttcttcttcgacatgagcacagtaagctggttgGTCGTGAATCTTGACCTGGATGGGGTCAATAAagtttgtatctggatgctgaatcatagatgacaaagtggccagtgCATCGGTGAACTCATTTTGTACCCTGGGAGTATGCTGGAATTCTTTCTtcctgaacctctttctcaattcctgtatgtgatgcagataagggagtatcttgggattcttggttgcccattcttctcaaacctgatgtatgagtaggtccgagtctccgattactagtaactcctgaacgttcatatcaatggccagtttaatccctagaatgcaggcttcatattcggccatgttgttggtgcacgggaacctgaacttggcggataccgggtaatgctgacc
Coding sequences:
- the LOC138872946 gene encoding uncharacterized protein; amino-acid sequence: MDPLKYIFQKPMPTDKLAKWQILLSEFDIVYVTQKAVKGQALADHLAKNPVGGEYKRLKTYFPDEEELRKRFRKKEFQHTPRVQNEFTDALATLSSMIQHPDTNFIDPIQVKIHDQPAYCAHVEEEADGKPWFHDIRKYLTTGEYPELANATQKRTLRRLSNNFFHSGGILYRRTPDMGLLRCVEARGATKLLEEVHVGTCGPHMNGFVLAKKILRAGYFWMTMEVDCIQHVRRCHRCQIHADMIKVPPNELTATSSPCIIQGSHQESSSRFRPRSYGLSVRGSGIITDNCSNLNSDLMKAMCETFKIKHKNSTAYRPQMNGVVEAANKNIKKILRKMIEKHKQWQN